GCGAGAAGACGGCTGACCTGAGGAGGAAGATGGGCCAATGCTGATTCTGAAAATCATCCTCGCGCTTCTGCTGTCGCTCTTTGTCGTTCTCTTCGCGTTGTATTTCCAGGCGCTGGACCGCATCGGTCATGCCCGCATGCAGCGTCGTCTCGGGCCGCCCCTCCTGCAGGGATTTTACGATTTCTTCAAGCTGCTCGGCAAGGAGAACATCACGCCGCGCCGCGCGGTGGGCTGGATTTTCAACGGCGCGCCGGTAGTCGCGCTGGCGGCGGGGCTGATGATCTTTTTGTACATCCCCATGGGCTCGGTGCCGGCGGTGCTTTCCGGCCGCGGCGACATGATCACCGTGCTGTACCTGATCACGCTGTCGAGCATCAGTCTGGCCATGGCGGCCTTCGCTTCCGGTTCGCCGATCGCCACGATCGGCGCTCAGCGCGAGATCGTGCTGATGATGAGCTTCGAGATCCCCACGGCGATCATCGTCTCCTCGATCGCGTGGCTGGCCAGTCGGGCCGGCGTGCCGGGCGCGCCTTTCGCGCTGTCGACGTACAACGTCAGCAGCCCGTGGAGCATGGTGGGCTGGAGCGGATTCATCGGCCTGCTCTGCTTCCTTTTCTCGGCGCTGATGATCACTCCGGGCGAAAGCGGCACGGGGCTGATGGACATTGCCGAGGCCAAGACGGAGATCCTCGAGGGCATGACGGTGGAGTTCAGCGGCGTCAACCTGGCGCTGGTCAACCTGTCGATCACTGTGCGCTCGCTGGCATTTTCGGCGCTGATCGTGGGGCTGTTCTTTCCCGGCTCGCTGTTCGCCGGCAGTCTGCCCAAAGCCGCGGTCTACGTCGTGGATTTCTTCTGGTTCTGGCTGAAAGTGCTGGCGGCGGCGCTGATCGGCGTCACGTATCTGCGCAGCGTCTTCGGACGGCTCAAGATCTGGCAGGCCGCGCGTTTCTACTGGGGGTACGTGGGACTGCTGTCCCTCGCCGGCATGATCCTGATCACCGTCGAGATCATGCTTCATTAAAGGAAAGGGAGGAGATCCGCAATGCTGAACGCCATGTCGCTGACGGTGCTCCGTCAGTTCTTTATGCACTGCCTGACCCGTCCCTTCCCCGCCATGCGCATGCCCGATTCCATGAGCGGCGCGCTGCAGGCGGCGGCCGAGGGCAAAGTCGTTCTCAATCCCGCCGTGCCGCGTTGGGGGCGCTTCCGCGGGCGCCTGAATTACGACCGCGCCAAGTGCATCGGCTGCGGCATGTGCACCAAGGTCTGTCCGGCGCGCGCCATCGTCTTCGATCCCGACACCGAAGGGCAGAAGCCCCGCAAGGTGATGCTGCACGGCGATCGCTGCTGTTTCTGCGCGCAGTGCAACGACGTCTGCCCGGTGTCGGCGCTGAGCATGACGACCGATTTCGCCTTTGCCAGCTCCGGCGACCGCAAAACCGGTACGACCCGGAAGGACACAGGCACGGCGGCCCGCCTGCCGTTCCAGAAGGAATGGCTCGACCCCAAACCGGGCGAAGTGGAGGAGTTCCTGCCGCCGGAACTGCCCGAGGAGGCCCCCTCGGTTTCCGCAGAACCTCCGGCGCCTGCCGCGCAGCCCGCTGCGGTTGAAGGGGAATAAGCGCGTTTCATGCGCGCGCAAAAAAATCGCCCGGTCTCGCGAAGACCGGGCGATTTTTTTTGCGCACTCCGTCCCTTTTTTACGCGGGCGCGTGAAAAATCCTTTTTGGTCACTTGATTCATTTTTTGCGAGTGTGTATCATAATAAAACGTTGCCCTGAAAAGAGCCATACTATTCCTCAATGACAAGGCCAAACACAAGGGCGCTGCGAGGAAGATCCACGAAGCGAGCTGCGCGCCCCGCGCAGCGGTCGAGCTCCTTTTGAGTGACTGGACTTCCTCGCGGCGCCCGGCAAACCGTGGTGACGCTTTTTAGCAAAAAATAGTATCGGGGCGTTTCCATGAGAAGGAGGCGGTCGGAAACCGATGGACCAACACGCTGACGGTATCCCCTTACGATTCGGCACACTAGCTCCGGCGGTTTTCGCTCGGCTCTGACGTTCCTTTCGCGTCGGCTGCCGCCGCTGCCGGAACGCGAAAGGAGTGTTTTTTTTGGAACGCAACAAACTTTTTGAGCAGATCGAGAACTGTATCGACCGGAAGCGCTTCCGCGAGGCCAAAGAGCTGCTCTCCGACATGGAACCGATCGACATCGCCGAAGGGCTGGAGCGCGATCTGCCGCCGGCCCGCCTGGTATTTTATTTCCGCCTGCTGCCCAAAGATCTGGCCGTCGAGGTGTTCGAGCTGCTGGACATCGAGGAGCAGGAACGCTTTTTGCAGCACGCCACGGACGACGAAGTCAAAGAGATCATCGAGGAGATGTCCGACGACGACCGCACGGAACTGTTCGACGAGCTGCCGGCGACCACGGTGAAGCGCCTGCTGCAGAAGCTGTCGCCCGAGGAACGAAAGCTGGCCAACACGCTGCTGGGCTATCCGCAGGACAGCGCCGGCCGCATCATGACGCCCGAGTACATCGACCTCAAGGCGCACATGACGGCCGAAGCGGCGCTCGTGCGCATCCGCCAGAAAGCGCGCAGCAAGGAGACCATCTACACGTGCTGCGTCACCGACGAGGGACGCCACCTGCTCGGCATGGTCGAGCTGGAGGACCTGATCCTCGCCGACCCGCAGACGGAAGTGCTCGACATCATGGACGGCGGCCCCGTCTCCGTGCCGACCACCGCCGACCAGGAAGAAGCCGCACAGATCATCTCCCGCTACGACCTGCACACGTTGCCGGTGGTGGACAAGGAAAACCGCCTGGTCGGAATTATCACCTTCGACGACATTCTCGACGTCGTCGAAGAGGAGGCTACGGAAGACTTCGAGCGCATGGCGGGCATCGAGCCGGTCGAGGAAGATTACCTCGACGCCGGGCTTTTCACCGTCGCGCGCAAGCGTTTC
This sequence is a window from Pyramidobacter sp. YE332. Protein-coding genes within it:
- a CDS encoding complex I subunit 1 family protein, encoding MLILKIILALLLSLFVVLFALYFQALDRIGHARMQRRLGPPLLQGFYDFFKLLGKENITPRRAVGWIFNGAPVVALAAGLMIFLYIPMGSVPAVLSGRGDMITVLYLITLSSISLAMAAFASGSPIATIGAQREIVLMMSFEIPTAIIVSSIAWLASRAGVPGAPFALSTYNVSSPWSMVGWSGFIGLLCFLFSALMITPGESGTGLMDIAEAKTEILEGMTVEFSGVNLALVNLSITVRSLAFSALIVGLFFPGSLFAGSLPKAAVYVVDFFWFWLKVLAAALIGVTYLRSVFGRLKIWQAARFYWGYVGLLSLAGMILITVEIMLH
- a CDS encoding 4Fe-4S dicluster domain-containing protein — encoded protein: MLNAMSLTVLRQFFMHCLTRPFPAMRMPDSMSGALQAAAEGKVVLNPAVPRWGRFRGRLNYDRAKCIGCGMCTKVCPARAIVFDPDTEGQKPRKVMLHGDRCCFCAQCNDVCPVSALSMTTDFAFASSGDRKTGTTRKDTGTAARLPFQKEWLDPKPGEVEEFLPPELPEEAPSVSAEPPAPAAQPAAVEGE
- the mgtE gene encoding magnesium transporter, giving the protein MFFLERNKLFEQIENCIDRKRFREAKELLSDMEPIDIAEGLERDLPPARLVFYFRLLPKDLAVEVFELLDIEEQERFLQHATDDEVKEIIEEMSDDDRTELFDELPATTVKRLLQKLSPEERKLANTLLGYPQDSAGRIMTPEYIDLKAHMTAEAALVRIRQKARSKETIYTCCVTDEGRHLLGMVELEDLILADPQTEVLDIMDGGPVSVPTTADQEEAAQIISRYDLHTLPVVDKENRLVGIITFDDILDVVEEEATEDFERMAGIEPVEEDYLDAGLFTVARKRFIWLIVCIVAEALTSTVLKHYAPIVQHVVSLTFFVPLLIGTGGNAGTQAATLMIRGMTVGEVQWRDLGRIILRETMTGLLLGSALGLLGMARAWMIGTGTAVAWTVAAAVTLIVLLGNLAGTLLPLLARAVRLDPAIMSGPLITTVVDVCGLIVYFELAGVFIGLS